A window of the Dongshaea marina genome harbors these coding sequences:
- the tolQ gene encoding protein TolQ produces the protein MQTNISLLSLILEASWVVKLVMLLLVAMSIASWAAIFYRGRDLARARKETRSFEDKFWSGGDLNQLYRESLNHADDRHGLEQVFHSGFREYARLHQSGVKSPEMVMDGTYRAMRVTLSREVENLEASMSMLATIGSVSPYIGLFGTVWGIMHAFVALGGVEQASLNMVAPGIAEALIATAMGLFAAIPAVIAYNRFTHHVDRIEGSYTNFMDEFSTILYRQVSASDQQEEQS, from the coding sequence GTGCAAACTAATATCTCGCTGCTGTCGCTGATCCTCGAAGCAAGCTGGGTTGTAAAACTGGTGATGTTGCTATTGGTGGCGATGTCGATCGCCTCCTGGGCGGCGATCTTTTATCGGGGGCGTGATCTGGCCCGGGCCCGCAAGGAGACCCGAAGCTTTGAGGATAAATTCTGGTCCGGCGGCGATCTCAATCAGCTGTACCGTGAGAGCCTCAATCACGCCGATGATCGTCACGGCCTGGAGCAGGTGTTTCACAGCGGCTTTCGTGAATATGCGAGATTACATCAAAGTGGGGTGAAGTCACCGGAGATGGTGATGGATGGCACCTACCGGGCGATGCGGGTCACCCTGTCCCGCGAGGTGGAGAACTTAGAGGCCAGCATGAGTATGTTGGCGACCATAGGTTCGGTCAGTCCTTACATTGGCCTGTTTGGTACCGTGTGGGGGATCATGCATGCCTTTGTCGCCCTGGGCGGCGTTGAGCAGGCGAGCCTCAATATGGTGGCACCCGGTATTGCTGAGGCGTTGATCGCGACTGCGATGGGCCTTTTTGCGGCGATTCCGGCGGTCATTGCCTATAACCGCTTTACCCATCATGTGGACCGAATTGAGGGAAGCTACACCAACTTTATGGATGAGTTCTCCACCATACTGTACCGTCAGGTCAGCGCTTCAGACCAACAGGAAGAGCAGTCATGA
- the tolR gene encoding protein TolR, producing MRSSSRRKRRPLAEINVVPYIDVMLVLVVIFMVTAPLVTQGVKVDLPTAHAKQLDKDSKSPIIASIDNQGRYYLDYKNSREQALSLSKLAVLVEAYRRVQPHSPVVVRGDGDVPYKSVIQLMVALQNAGVPSVGLMTQPPESQ from the coding sequence ATGAGAAGCTCATCGCGTCGTAAGCGCCGTCCATTGGCAGAGATCAATGTAGTGCCCTATATCGATGTGATGCTGGTATTGGTGGTGATCTTTATGGTCACAGCCCCTCTGGTCACTCAGGGGGTGAAGGTGGATCTTCCAACCGCCCATGCCAAGCAGCTCGATAAGGATAGTAAATCACCGATTATCGCCTCTATCGATAATCAGGGACGCTATTATCTGGATTATAAGAATAGCCGTGAGCAGGCGCTGTCATTGTCTAAGCTGGCGGTTCTGGTTGAGGCCTATCGCCGGGTCCAGCCTCATTCACCGGTAGTGGTGAGAGGAGATGGCGATGTGCCCTATAAGAGTGTGATCCAGTTGATGGTGGCGCTACAAAACGCCGGAGTTCCATCGGTCGGTCTGATGACTCAGCCGCCCGAGTCCCAGTAA
- the tolA gene encoding cell envelope integrity protein TolA has product MKRGFKKALTLSIVLHLVLFSLVLFGIDMQAPPRPAPSQQTPIIQATAVSQNAVEQQVQRLEQQKRAQQQAEQDRLRRLQQQADAAKRQRAEEQQRIKKLEAERKQKQAAARKAAQQAKQQELQRQKALAAAKKAEALKQKQQAEARAAKQAAEKAQQQAKAAEAAAKKAAEARRQAELKRQQQLEKQKQQRELQKQIAEQMAADQKRRDAARQKQVVSEVARYTALIKSAIENRWRTDPSMAGKQCVLTLNLAPSGLVVSVSQGQGDLQVCRTARAAILQLETLPISKDADVYQKMKNIRLTLTPTN; this is encoded by the coding sequence TTGAAACGGGGTTTTAAGAAAGCACTGACGCTCTCTATTGTATTGCACCTGGTTTTATTCAGCCTGGTGCTTTTTGGCATCGATATGCAGGCGCCGCCTCGTCCGGCGCCATCTCAGCAAACGCCAATCATTCAGGCAACAGCGGTCAGTCAAAATGCAGTTGAACAGCAGGTTCAGCGACTAGAACAACAAAAACGAGCCCAGCAGCAAGCGGAGCAGGACAGACTGCGCCGATTGCAGCAGCAGGCCGATGCAGCCAAGCGCCAGCGCGCCGAAGAGCAGCAACGGATCAAGAAGCTTGAGGCAGAGCGTAAGCAGAAGCAGGCGGCAGCCCGTAAGGCGGCGCAGCAGGCCAAGCAACAGGAGCTACAGCGGCAGAAGGCATTAGCTGCGGCGAAGAAGGCCGAGGCGCTCAAGCAGAAGCAGCAGGCGGAAGCGCGGGCGGCCAAGCAGGCGGCTGAAAAGGCGCAGCAGCAGGCTAAGGCGGCAGAGGCGGCGGCTAAGAAAGCGGCCGAAGCCAGACGCCAGGCGGAGCTTAAGCGTCAGCAGCAGCTTGAGAAACAGAAGCAGCAGCGTGAGTTGCAAAAGCAGATCGCGGAGCAGATGGCGGCCGATCAGAAGCGTCGTGATGCGGCTCGGCAAAAGCAGGTAGTTTCTGAGGTGGCTCGCTATACGGCTCTTATCAAGAGTGCAATCGAGAATCGCTGGCGGACGGACCCAAGTATGGCGGGTAAGCAGTGCGTGCTGACTTTGAATTTGGCACCGAGTGGCCTGGTGGTTTCTGTGAGTCAGGGGCAGGGCGATCTGCAGGTGTGCCGTACCGCACGCGCAGCTATCTTGCAGCTGGAAACGCTTCCGATATCTAAGGATGCTGATGTTTATCAGAAGATGAAAAATATTCGATTAACACTGACGCCGACCAACTAG
- the tolB gene encoding Tol-Pal system beta propeller repeat protein TolB: protein MKIFTRIIILMGLVAASISPAYAVLDITITQGINSARPIAVVPFQWQGTGAQPQTNVSDVVASDLQRSGKFNPIDPKSMPQQPTAANQIQFASWSAMGVEAIVVGTIEPVPGDQYKVSFQLVDVLKGQLASSEGPTVGSPAYVLDSRSAVVPASKLREYAHRISDVVYQHLTGQRGAFLTRIAYVAVDSDSKYPYQLRVSDYDGYNEKVLLRSKEPLMSPSWSPDGSRLAYVSFENQKSEIFIQNIYTQKRTKLTSFPGINGAPRWSPDGKQMAMVLSKDGQPNVYVMNLATHHLTQITHGGNINTEPAWSPDSKSMVFTSNRGGSPQIYQVNLNSGDIKRVSWEGDKNQEAVYTKDGKGLVLITQIKGRYHIAREDLKTYNMQILTGATLDQSASVAPNNSMIIYSAVYQGRRVLALVSMDGRFKAVLPANQGDVQAPAWSPYLN from the coding sequence ATGAAAATATTTACACGAATCATCATATTGATGGGCTTAGTCGCCGCCTCTATCTCACCTGCTTATGCCGTGTTAGATATCACCATCACCCAGGGGATCAACAGTGCCCGGCCGATCGCTGTGGTGCCTTTCCAGTGGCAGGGGACCGGGGCCCAGCCGCAGACCAATGTCTCCGACGTGGTGGCATCGGATCTGCAACGCAGCGGTAAATTTAATCCTATCGATCCCAAATCGATGCCGCAGCAACCGACCGCAGCCAATCAAATTCAGTTTGCCAGCTGGTCGGCGATGGGGGTTGAGGCGATCGTGGTGGGAACCATAGAGCCTGTGCCGGGCGATCAGTACAAGGTCAGCTTCCAGCTGGTTGATGTGCTCAAGGGGCAGCTCGCCAGCAGTGAGGGGCCAACCGTGGGCTCACCGGCTTATGTGCTGGATAGTCGCAGTGCGGTGGTCCCGGCCAGTAAGCTTCGCGAGTATGCGCATCGGATCTCGGATGTGGTCTATCAGCATCTGACCGGTCAGCGTGGTGCCTTCCTGACTCGCATCGCTTATGTCGCGGTGGACAGTGACAGTAAGTATCCCTATCAGCTCAGGGTCTCGGACTATGATGGCTATAACGAAAAGGTACTGCTGCGCTCTAAAGAGCCGCTGATGTCACCGAGCTGGTCGCCCGATGGCAGCCGTCTGGCCTATGTCAGCTTTGAGAATCAAAAGTCGGAGATCTTCATTCAGAACATCTATACCCAGAAGCGCACCAAGCTGACCTCATTCCCTGGAATCAACGGTGCACCACGCTGGTCACCGGATGGTAAGCAGATGGCGATGGTGCTATCGAAGGATGGTCAGCCCAACGTCTACGTGATGAATCTGGCCACTCATCACCTCACTCAGATCACCCATGGTGGCAATATTAACACCGAGCCAGCCTGGAGTCCGGATAGTAAATCTATGGTGTTTACCTCCAACCGGGGTGGCAGTCCGCAGATTTATCAGGTAAACCTTAATAGTGGGGACATAAAACGTGTGAGTTGGGAGGGAGACAAAAACCAGGAAGCAGTTTATACCAAAGATGGTAAGGGATTGGTGCTGATCACCCAGATAAAGGGACGTTACCATATCGCTCGTGAAGATCTGAAAACTTACAATATGCAGATCCTGACGGGGGCCACTTTGGATCAGTCGGCTAGCGTGGCGCCGAATAACAGTATGATCATCTACAGTGCTGTGTATCAGGGACGACGCGTGCTGGCCTTGGTGTCGATGGATGGCCGCTTTAAGGCGGTGCTCCCGGCCAACCAGGGGGATGTTCAGGCTCCGGCCTGGTCACCATACTTGAACTAG
- a CDS encoding OmpA family protein: MRVEQCIKRGLITLSLLMLAACSSTPSDSMASADQGKQMPWPLQKENTVHFDTDKSVILPKAKPRLDAIACYLRGHPDATVVIDGNADERGSNAYNLALGERRARSVADYLMSEGVPGDQLWYSSWGESKPADAASNHKAYAKNRRALTLHLKFD; this comes from the coding sequence ATGCGTGTTGAACAGTGCATCAAAAGAGGGCTTATCACCCTGTCGTTATTGATGCTGGCTGCTTGTAGCTCAACGCCCAGTGATTCAATGGCGTCAGCGGATCAGGGCAAGCAGATGCCCTGGCCTCTGCAAAAGGAAAATACGGTTCACTTTGATACGGACAAATCGGTTATTTTGCCTAAGGCTAAGCCTAGGCTGGATGCGATTGCCTGTTATCTCAGAGGGCACCCGGATGCAACCGTGGTGATCGATGGTAATGCAGATGAGCGAGGCAGTAATGCTTATAATCTGGCCCTGGGAGAGCGCAGGGCACGCTCGGTAGCGGACTACCTGATGTCTGAAGGGGTTCCCGGAGATCAGCTATGGTATTCAAGCTGGGGAGAATCCAAGCCCGCCGATGCTGCGAGTAACCACAAGGCTTATGCCAAGAACCGTCGTGCATTGACCCTGCACCTTAAATTTGATTAA
- the pal gene encoding peptidoglycan-associated lipoprotein Pal, translating into MRLKQCIKGIGIALPLLALAACSSTPGGDSAASGAAGSAGKDGSTVQTASADHMLTPQEKMAQQLQQLHKENTIYFKFDNSVITKQYVSLLQAHASYLLAHPSVKVVIEGNTDERGTPEYNIALGERRGNAVKAYLETLGVPAAQLSVVSYGEEKPADPGHTAAAYAKNRRAVLVY; encoded by the coding sequence ATGCGTTTAAAACAGTGCATCAAGGGTATTGGTATCGCTCTGCCGCTTCTGGCATTGGCAGCTTGTAGTTCGACCCCTGGTGGTGATTCTGCGGCTTCAGGAGCAGCAGGTAGTGCAGGTAAAGATGGTTCTACAGTTCAGACGGCTTCAGCAGACCACATGCTGACGCCTCAGGAGAAGATGGCGCAGCAGCTCCAGCAGCTGCACAAGGAGAACACCATCTACTTCAAGTTTGATAACTCAGTAATCACCAAGCAGTACGTTTCACTGCTGCAAGCTCATGCCAGCTATCTGCTTGCTCACCCATCGGTGAAGGTGGTGATTGAGGGCAACACAGATGAGCGTGGTACTCCTGAGTACAACATCGCACTGGGTGAGCGCCGTGGTAATGCTGTGAAAGCCTACCTGGAGACCCTGGGTGTGCCAGCGGCTCAGCTGTCTGTGGTTAGCTATGGTGAAGAGAAGCCTGCTGATCCCGGACATACTGCTGCTGCCTACGCCAAGAACCGCCGTGCGGTTTTGGTCTATTAA
- the ybgF gene encoding tol-pal system protein YbgF, with the protein MKKFDSRICVLLAGLLSSSVFAAAPVSSAGDSQSLSQQVAILKRMTESQSSVQLQSQQQLQAMQNDINQLRGQLEVQNHRIDQMLSRQREIYQTLDQLQSKAGGATSSSVSATEAATSQPSGPVVSADENQAYEHAIDLVLKDKKYDQAIPAFRDFIKRYPKSGYVPNAYYWLGQLLFSQSQYPDAAKEFQALVDGYKSSTKRPDALLKLGVIAQMQGKSKDAKIFYQQLIKEYPDNSSAFLAKDRLKQL; encoded by the coding sequence GTGAAAAAGTTCGATAGTCGCATCTGCGTCTTGCTCGCGGGGCTGCTATCGAGCTCTGTGTTTGCTGCAGCCCCGGTGAGTAGTGCCGGGGATAGCCAGAGTCTCAGTCAGCAGGTGGCGATACTCAAGCGAATGACAGAATCACAGAGCTCGGTTCAGCTGCAGAGCCAGCAGCAGCTGCAGGCGATGCAAAATGATATCAACCAGCTGCGCGGACAACTGGAGGTACAGAATCATCGTATCGATCAGATGTTGTCTCGTCAGCGAGAGATCTATCAAACCCTGGATCAGCTTCAAAGTAAGGCTGGCGGCGCGACCAGCAGCTCGGTGAGTGCAACCGAAGCGGCAACATCGCAGCCCTCGGGGCCTGTGGTCTCAGCCGATGAGAATCAGGCCTATGAGCATGCCATCGATCTGGTTCTCAAAGATAAGAAGTATGATCAGGCTATTCCGGCATTTCGGGACTTTATCAAGCGTTATCCCAAGTCGGGTTATGTACCAAACGCTTACTACTGGCTAGGGCAGCTGTTGTTTAGTCAGTCCCAGTATCCGGATGCAGCTAAAGAGTTTCAGGCTCTGGTGGATGGCTATAAGAGCTCAACCAAGCGTCCGGATGCACTGCTCAAGTTGGGCGTGATTGCTCAAATGCAGGGTAAATCCAAGGATGCCAAGATTTTTTATCAGCAATTGATCAAAGAGTATCCCGATAACTCCTCGGCATTTTTGGCGAAAGATAGGCTCAAGCAGCTCTGA
- the nadA gene encoding quinolinate synthase NadA, whose translation MIQAPDISWSYTLPEPCAPLSAEQTESYRARIKALLKEKNAVLVAHYYTDPEIQALAEETGGYVADSLEMARLGRDHPASTLVVAGVRFMGETAKILSPEKRVVMPALDAECSLDLSCPVDEFSDFCDQHPDHTVVVYANTSAAVKARADWVVTSSIALEIVDHLESEGQKIIWGPDIHLGRYIQQQTGAEMVLWRGRCIVHDEFKASAIAELRKQYPDSALLVHPESPEDVVAMADAVGSTSQLIKAASELPNKQLIIATERGIFYKIQQLCPDKELMAAPTGGTGATCQSCAHCPWMGMNSLQRICEALESGDSSHEIEVDAEIREKALVPLNRMLDFSASLKAQGKI comes from the coding sequence ATGATTCAAGCCCCGGATATTTCCTGGAGTTATACGCTCCCCGAGCCCTGTGCGCCCCTTTCAGCCGAGCAAACCGAGTCTTATCGTGCCCGGATCAAGGCGCTGCTCAAGGAGAAGAATGCGGTACTGGTGGCCCACTACTACACGGATCCTGAGATCCAGGCCCTTGCCGAGGAGACCGGCGGCTATGTGGCCGATTCTCTGGAGATGGCAAGGCTAGGGCGAGACCATCCCGCCTCTACTCTGGTGGTGGCCGGGGTGCGCTTCATGGGAGAGACCGCTAAGATCTTAAGCCCGGAGAAGCGGGTGGTTATGCCGGCGCTGGATGCCGAGTGCTCTTTGGATCTGAGCTGTCCGGTGGATGAGTTTTCCGATTTTTGCGATCAGCATCCGGATCACACCGTGGTGGTGTATGCCAACACCTCGGCGGCGGTGAAGGCGCGGGCCGACTGGGTAGTGACCTCAAGTATTGCTCTTGAGATCGTTGATCATCTGGAGTCCGAAGGGCAGAAGATCATCTGGGGACCGGATATTCACCTGGGCCGTTACATCCAGCAGCAGACCGGCGCCGAGATGGTACTGTGGCGTGGCCGCTGTATTGTCCACGATGAGTTTAAGGCATCGGCGATCGCCGAGCTGCGTAAGCAGTATCCCGATTCGGCCCTGCTGGTCCACCCTGAGTCTCCCGAAGATGTGGTGGCGATGGCGGATGCGGTGGGCTCAACCAGTCAGCTGATCAAGGCGGCGAGCGAGTTGCCTAATAAGCAGCTGATCATCGCCACCGAGCGCGGGATCTTCTACAAGATCCAGCAGCTTTGCCCCGATAAGGAGCTGATGGCGGCACCGACCGGTGGCACAGGCGCGACCTGTCAGAGCTGTGCGCATTGTCCCTGGATGGGGATGAACAGCCTGCAGCGGATCTGTGAGGCTCTGGAGTCGGGAGATAGCTCTCACGAGATCGAGGTGGATGCCGAGATCCGTGAAAAGGCGCTGGTGCCTTTGAACCGGATGCTGGACTTTTCTGCGAGCCTGAAGGCCCAGGGTAAAATCTAA
- a CDS encoding alpha/beta fold hydrolase, which yields MNDGTIRTLCILALSLLLTACTSSQLHHSSIESCPYSKDGDCSDSAIQMGDHEEKGKYLLGIIEYDDSGKLHSIAQKNAVLKEFREVIAKEDVMLITFVHGWHNTAEPDNDNLSSFRNMLVQVSQMESIGAKQQSRKPRKVLGLYVGWRGEALEIPVINNLTFWNRKDTAHKVGEQGVSGLLIELEDIVDHKTGSDSRLVVIGHSFGGALVYSSLEQVLLERYKQTRQSKGNVDGFGNLVVLINPAFEAIRYSELYKLSQTDCRPYKNSQLPKLAIITSEGDWATKYAFPFGQLFSKSMVKELNQDSYYCTADGKSGEQPLKIDAKSAERTTVGHFKPYLTHRLAAVSDGKDHGAGFQIQDLQMAWGAQSIGGTLDLGESKLISLGRSTALNPYLNVEVDTSLIDDHNDIWSVETTHFIRDLIAVATTPQRFCGIPFDKL from the coding sequence ATGAATGATGGAACCATTCGCACATTGTGCATTCTGGCTCTGAGTCTGCTATTAACCGCCTGTACCAGCAGCCAACTCCACCACTCCAGTATCGAAAGCTGCCCCTATAGTAAGGACGGTGATTGTTCAGATAGCGCTATCCAGATGGGTGATCATGAAGAAAAAGGCAAGTACCTGCTGGGGATCATCGAATATGACGATAGCGGCAAGCTACACTCCATCGCTCAAAAAAATGCGGTTCTCAAAGAGTTCAGAGAGGTGATCGCTAAAGAAGATGTCATGCTCATCACCTTTGTTCACGGCTGGCACAATACCGCAGAGCCGGATAACGACAATCTCTCCTCATTTCGCAACATGCTGGTCCAGGTCTCCCAGATGGAAAGCATCGGGGCCAAGCAGCAAAGTCGTAAGCCTCGGAAGGTATTAGGCCTGTATGTGGGCTGGCGTGGTGAAGCGCTGGAGATCCCTGTCATCAACAACCTGACCTTCTGGAACCGTAAGGATACAGCTCACAAGGTCGGAGAGCAGGGCGTTTCCGGGCTTTTGATCGAGCTTGAGGATATCGTCGACCATAAGACAGGCTCCGACAGCCGCCTGGTGGTGATAGGTCATAGCTTTGGCGGGGCCCTGGTGTACAGTTCACTGGAGCAGGTGCTACTTGAGCGCTATAAGCAAACTCGCCAGAGCAAGGGCAATGTCGATGGCTTCGGCAATCTGGTGGTGCTGATCAACCCCGCCTTTGAGGCGATCCGCTATTCAGAGCTGTATAAACTCTCCCAGACCGACTGCCGCCCCTATAAAAATAGTCAGCTGCCAAAGCTTGCGATCATCACCTCGGAGGGAGACTGGGCCACTAAGTACGCCTTCCCCTTTGGTCAGCTGTTCTCTAAGAGCATGGTCAAAGAGCTCAATCAGGATAGCTACTACTGCACCGCCGATGGCAAATCCGGTGAGCAGCCTCTGAAAATTGACGCTAAGAGCGCCGAGCGCACCACGGTTGGCCACTTTAAGCCCTACCTCACCCATCGCCTGGCGGCCGTGTCCGATGGTAAGGATCACGGGGCTGGCTTCCAGATCCAGGATCTGCAGATGGCCTGGGGCGCCCAATCCATTGGTGGCACTTTGGATCTTGGTGAGAGTAAGCTCATTTCGCTTGGGCGTAGTACCGCCCTTAACCCCTACCTGAATGTCGAGGTGGACACCAGCCTGATTGATGATCACAACGATATCTGGAGCGTGGAGACCACGCACTTCATTCGCGATCTGATTGCGGTTGCTACCACGCCGCAGCGCTTCTGTGGTATCCCTTTCGATAAGCTGTAA
- a CDS encoding D-hexose-6-phosphate mutarotase — translation MTPSRSLTQYTQLKRNSENLEFVVIDNPKATATISLFGGHLCHYQRHNEPAIIWMSQTAQFDGKRPIRGGIPICWPWFGPAPKRVGSDKQSHGFARNHNWQLDGVSEHPDGTLVHLSLCDNPLTRALWDQPFELQLDILVGDELKLILTSVNSGDTPLVYSGAMHSYFNISAPENASLKGLGPRYYDSLTQSDGTQQGDFSFAGPVDRIYLEPETEVILKDRDRNLKILSGNHDSIVVWNPWIEGAKAFTDMPDNGYQSMLCAETAITAAEGVTVSPGEEHCLSLTIC, via the coding sequence CTGACCCCTAGCCGCTCCCTGACTCAGTACACCCAGCTTAAGCGTAACTCAGAGAATCTTGAGTTTGTGGTCATCGACAACCCCAAAGCAACGGCCACCATCTCACTGTTTGGCGGCCACCTGTGCCATTACCAGCGACATAATGAGCCAGCAATCATCTGGATGTCACAGACAGCTCAGTTTGATGGCAAGCGCCCGATCCGCGGCGGGATCCCCATCTGCTGGCCCTGGTTTGGTCCGGCCCCCAAGCGTGTTGGCAGCGACAAGCAATCCCACGGCTTTGCCCGTAACCACAACTGGCAACTCGATGGTGTCAGTGAGCATCCCGATGGTACCCTGGTTCACCTCTCCCTTTGCGATAATCCACTGACCCGGGCCCTGTGGGATCAGCCCTTTGAGCTACAACTGGATATCCTGGTCGGCGACGAGCTCAAGCTTATCCTGACCAGCGTCAACTCGGGGGATACCCCGCTGGTCTACAGCGGTGCCATGCACAGCTACTTCAATATCAGCGCGCCGGAAAATGCGTCGCTCAAGGGGCTGGGCCCCCGTTATTACGACTCACTGACTCAAAGTGATGGGACCCAACAGGGCGACTTCAGCTTTGCAGGGCCGGTCGATCGCATCTATCTTGAGCCTGAAACAGAGGTGATATTAAAAGACAGGGATCGCAACCTGAAGATCCTGAGCGGTAATCATGACTCCATTGTGGTGTGGAACCCCTGGATTGAGGGGGCCAAGGCCTTCACTGATATGCCGGATAATGGCTACCAGAGCATGCTGTGCGCCGAGACGGCGATCACCGCTGCCGAAGGGGTCACGGTTTCACCCGGTGAAGAACACTGTCTATCGCTGACCATCTGTTAA
- the gap gene encoding type I glyceraldehyde-3-phosphate dehydrogenase, translating into MTIKVGINGFGRIGRFVFRAACERNDIEVVAINDLIDVDYMAYMLKYDSTHGRFNGTVEVEGGNLIVNGKTVRVTAERDPASLKWNEAGVDVVAEATGIFLTDETARKHIQAGAKKVVLTGPSKDATPMFVMGVNHAEYAGQDIVSNASCTTNCLAPIAKVLNDKWGIESGLMTTVHATTATQKTVDGPSMKDWRGGRGASQNIIPSSTGAAKAVGKVIPELNGKLTGMAFRVPTANVSVVDLTVNLKSAATYEEICAEMKRASGAEFKGVLGYTEDQVVSTDFNGEVQTSVFDAKAGIALTDKFVKVVSWYDNEIGYSNKVLDLVAHISK; encoded by the coding sequence ATGACAATTAAAGTAGGTATCAACGGCTTTGGCCGTATCGGTCGTTTTGTATTCCGTGCTGCGTGTGAGCGTAACGACATCGAGGTTGTTGCAATCAACGATCTGATCGACGTTGATTACATGGCTTACATGCTGAAGTACGATTCAACTCACGGCCGTTTCAATGGTACTGTGGAAGTTGAAGGCGGTAACCTGATCGTGAACGGTAAAACTGTTCGCGTGACTGCAGAGCGTGACCCTGCAAGCCTGAAGTGGAACGAGGCAGGTGTTGATGTCGTTGCTGAAGCAACCGGTATCTTCCTGACTGACGAGACCGCGCGTAAGCACATCCAGGCTGGCGCTAAGAAAGTAGTTCTGACTGGTCCTTCTAAGGACGCGACTCCTATGTTCGTCATGGGTGTTAACCACGCTGAGTATGCAGGTCAGGACATCGTTTCTAACGCTTCTTGTACCACTAACTGTCTGGCACCTATCGCTAAGGTCCTGAACGACAAGTGGGGCATCGAGAGCGGTCTGATGACTACTGTTCACGCAACTACTGCAACTCAGAAGACTGTTGACGGTCCTTCTATGAAAGACTGGCGTGGCGGTCGTGGTGCTTCTCAGAACATCATCCCATCTTCTACCGGTGCTGCTAAGGCTGTTGGTAAGGTAATCCCTGAGCTGAACGGTAAGCTGACTGGTATGGCGTTCCGCGTACCAACTGCAAACGTATCTGTTGTTGACCTGACTGTTAACCTGAAGTCTGCTGCAACTTACGAAGAGATCTGTGCCGAAATGAAGCGTGCTTCCGGCGCTGAGTTCAAGGGCGTTCTGGGCTACACCGAAGATCAGGTTGTTTCTACTGACTTCAACGGCGAAGTACAGACTTCTGTATTCGATGCCAAGGCTGGTATCGCACTGACCGACAAGTTCGTTAAAGTTGTATCCTGGTACGACAACGAAATCGGTTACTCCAACAAGGTTCTGGATCTGGTCGCTCACATCTCTAAGTAA